The genome window AAGTTTCGGACCTTGCAGTAGTACTAAGGCTGCCAAGAGGATTGACACTGCAgagtttgtttttctctctgttGTGTAAACGAGATGCGTCCTAACAGGACAATTTTGATACAAGAATCCCATGATCGATTCTTAGTTGTTACTGATTAGAAAgttctaagtttttttttaaaaaaaaaaaagtttattggaggcattttctttttcattttttcccaaAATTATTCATATGTAATAGAACATGATAATATTGGAGATTCACGTTATTTGTTTCAATGATGATACTTCCCAattctttaatatttatttattttttccctctGTAATTCCATTTTCCACGAATATCATGATTGAAACTTCCTTAAGAGAACAACCAAACAGAATGCATGCCAAGAAAGCGCTACACAAATAAGACTAGCACAGATGTATAATTCATCATCTGAACTAAGACTGGCCGTATCTTCTAAGTATCAAGTCTCAGCCAGTACACATTATTTGGTATTAAACACATGAATGGGAATAGTAAAAGAAATGAAACCAACAGCGAACAGGATCAAACTGCTCTTCAAGCTTCTGTGCGTGCCTTGACAATAAAATTCTGTCGACTAATGGGATTCATGGCCACTGGTGGCCCGGCAGTTCGAGGCCATGCCTGGAATTTCTTCTGAGTCTCTTCCCACCATTCGTCAGAAACAGTTTTTGGGGTGGTGCCTGGATACAAAAGGGCAATACATAAAACAAAGCAGCAATCAACGTCAAATTCACAGCACATTGCAGTAAAATGTCAAGGACACAAACTATACTTACCTCCAAATAGCTTCTCGTCTGCAATAACTCGGTCAACTGCATATGCAATTACAAATGATCCAACTACAGCAGCTGTGATCTTTGCTGCCATGCCGAAACTAAAATTTGAAAGATGACCCAGTTAGACATTAAACCTGACCATCACAACTTAGTCATCTGACTCATCTGCAGAATTTCTTTTTGCCCTTTTGGAAGTTAGTGGTGTCAAATCACGAAAAATTTCTCTGTATGTATGTTGCAAGATTGTGAACATCTAACCAACCTATACTTGACAAGGATGATATAAATTCGCTATATGCACAAGACTAATACAGGAGATTACTAAAAGTACAGAGTATATAAAGGAAGTCTCTGAAAACACTGCAGGCCATTATATTCATTTGCCTCAAAAATGAGCAAAACCACCTACTCCATTCGACCAGCAAAAGGAAGGAATGGGgataaataataacaaaacaATACATAATTCTCCTAAGAGGTTGAATCACCAATTTTGCTAACAACTAGATGTCAGCCTAAATTTTTTCACGTGTAAACTTTAGTAGAGAAGGATGCAATTTTATCCATTTCAGTTAGAACTTAGAATGCTACATATAGGTTTATAATgggaacaaaacaaaacattgaCCTGATAAGTATAGTAAACCAAAAAAGAGTAGCAACTATCTAACCTACGCACCATAGATTAATCACACAAACTGATGAAAAGCGAACAATGAACATAAGCTATGCAAATGTTGCATTCCAGCCTCCACCAAGAAAGACTGTCAGAATCTCCATAAGCTCACATATTAGACAAACATGGTGTCTGATGCTTCTAGAAAGTTCTAGGAACACCAATTCGAACATTTTATACGTTTTTTAGACCAACGAAGACAACATATTCTCCCAAATATCAAGACCTCAATTTAGGATTCATAACTAGGAAAATTCTCTGGCATTTGATTCAGAAGCATACAAACCAAAATAGTCACCCGTATTCAATCAATTACTAGATATCACAAATTTCCCCTCAATAAGTTATATAATGAGTGACTTCCAAGGGTTATACAGCACAAAACACAATCACATGAAGGACAGAAGGAGCTCGTTGATAATTATTCACTCGGAGTGCCAAATCGATGAACACCCCAAATCAGAAAACACAAATGTTTGTGATCAACTAACTGATCAATCTTACAACCCGATGTCCCAATCCAAAGGCACCCAACAAGCAAAAATGGCTTTCCATCGAATCTTCGTTTACTCGATTTCAATCAGTCTCGGCTACGTTGATTTATTAATGCAATCCAATAAAACcaggaaaaaatgaaaacagatcTGAAACAGTTACAAAAGCAAGACTCACCAGTGACAAATTGAATCTCTCGAGCTGATTAGGGCACCAAGTCTTGCTCTTTGAAACTTCTGACAATCCCTTTCTATCCTGTCGTCATATATAGAGAGGTGTCGGAGGTTAGGGTTTATGGCGTTAGTCCGGAACGGCCCGCCGCCCGTCCCATTGACCCTTCAGGGCTGGGCAGGGGTTTTCAGCCCACCAACCCGGCCCGCCTCGGGCTCGTCGGGCAAACTA of Tripterygium wilfordii isolate XIE 37 chromosome 13, ASM1340144v1, whole genome shotgun sequence contains these proteins:
- the LOC120012058 gene encoding uncharacterized protein LOC120012058, translated to MAAKITAAVVGSFVIAYAVDRVIADEKLFGGTTPKTVSDEWWEETQKKFQAWPRTAGPPVAMNPISRQNFIVKARTEA